The following coding sequences are from one Veillonella rodentium window:
- the murD gene encoding UDP-N-acetylmuramoyl-L-alanine--D-glutamate ligase — translation MEYGDKQILVLGAGASGIGASWVLARLGAHVVLNDYKPVALPRHDEERLVAAGVIIITGHQDESLLDGVDVIVISPGISLDIPIVKAAKKRHIDVVSEVEVAYEVSKSPIVAVTGTNGKTTTTTLLTKVLEKTGQPVKVGGNIGDSLSEVAYSMPAGGYLVAELSSYQLETVKHFRPLGAIVLNITPDHLARHKTMEKYIAAKERIFENQISSDFLVLNVDDPVVADMAERASSHILEISQQKPVRNGAYYADGRCYVVSDGTPVAVIGTEDIHIPGSHNIENILAVIALTYALGMSADSICGVVSNFHGVEHRLERVKTISGVTFYNDSKATNVDSVVKALESFDQPVILLAGGHDKMTPLEDFMELVKKRTKSVIFMGAAAERFEAAAKDAGVEHIYRADSMKDAVRQAYGLAGDGDIVLLSPACASFDWYSCFEERGDDFKRCVQMLEEGGHH, via the coding sequence ATGGAATATGGAGATAAACAGATACTTGTGCTCGGTGCCGGCGCCAGCGGTATAGGCGCTTCCTGGGTACTGGCTCGGCTAGGTGCTCATGTGGTATTGAATGATTATAAGCCGGTTGCACTGCCGCGACATGATGAAGAGCGTTTGGTTGCTGCCGGTGTCATTATTATTACGGGGCATCAAGATGAATCTCTCCTCGACGGAGTGGATGTTATCGTTATATCTCCGGGAATTTCCTTGGACATTCCCATTGTGAAAGCGGCGAAAAAGCGTCACATCGATGTGGTAAGCGAGGTTGAAGTCGCTTATGAAGTTTCCAAATCACCTATTGTAGCTGTAACAGGTACGAACGGTAAGACGACGACCACTACATTATTGACGAAGGTGCTTGAGAAAACGGGGCAACCCGTAAAGGTGGGCGGAAATATCGGTGACTCTCTCAGTGAAGTGGCCTACTCTATGCCGGCTGGCGGTTATTTGGTGGCGGAATTATCCAGTTATCAATTGGAAACAGTTAAGCACTTCAGACCGTTAGGAGCTATTGTGCTCAACATTACACCGGATCATTTGGCTCGTCATAAGACGATGGAAAAATACATCGCCGCAAAGGAGCGCATTTTTGAAAATCAAATCAGTTCCGATTTTCTCGTGCTGAATGTAGATGATCCCGTTGTAGCTGATATGGCTGAACGAGCATCGAGTCATATTCTTGAAATCAGCCAACAAAAGCCTGTTAGAAATGGCGCGTATTACGCTGATGGCCGTTGTTACGTTGTATCGGATGGTACCCCGGTGGCGGTAATAGGTACAGAGGATATCCATATTCCCGGGAGCCATAATATTGAAAACATTTTGGCCGTTATCGCTTTAACATATGCGTTGGGTATGTCTGCAGATAGTATTTGTGGTGTTGTCAGCAATTTTCATGGCGTGGAGCATCGCCTGGAACGCGTGAAAACCATTTCCGGCGTGACTTTTTATAATGACTCAAAAGCGACCAATGTAGATTCTGTTGTGAAGGCGTTAGAATCTTTTGATCAACCTGTGATCTTACTGGCCGGTGGTCATGATAAAATGACACCGTTAGAGGATTTTATGGAGCTCGTTAAGAAGCGGACAAAGTCCGTTATTTTCATGGGGGCAGCGGCGGAACGTTTTGAAGCGGCCGCTAAAGATGCCGGTGTGGAGCATATTTATCGTGCAGATTCCATGAAAGATGCGGTACGTCAGGCCTATGGATTGGCGGGTGACGGCGATATCGTGTTACTATCACCGGCGTGTGCCAGTTTTGATTGGTATAGCTGTTTTGAAGAGCGTGGAGACGATTTTAAAAGGTGTGTTCAGATGTTGGAAGAGGGAGGACACCATTAA
- the murC gene encoding UDP-N-acetylmuramate--L-alanine ligase, which produces MLDGIHKIHLIGIGGSGMRAIANILIQKGFDVSGSDVAESAVITKFRNMGATVHIGHDKSYVNGADAVVRSTAIREDNPEIVAAKEQDIPVLHRSDIVKAVLDVTDGIAVAGAHGKTSTTSMIGQVLVESGADPTVIIGGEVDYLKGSSCLGKGRFSVVEADESDGSFLKLRPHTVVITNIEDDHMDHYKTMDNLLKAFCEFVETLPTDGTAVVCGDNENIRYVMIQVKRNFITYGFDESNDYVAKNIHYVDSSLVYDVYHKGINISRISLRVPGEHNVLNSLAAFIVAHECCGVENRFITKGLAKFIGAKRRFETKGHVAGVWVVDDYAHHPTEIKATLKAAKELEKHRVICVFQPHRYSRTSLLKDEFATAFTSADEIYMTDIYSSGEDPIDGIDGRTIPDAVETATHKVVHYVPSVDDMPAVLAKIVRPNDLVITMGAGSINQYGPKLLALLEEGL; this is translated from the coding sequence ATGTTAGACGGTATTCACAAGATTCACCTCATCGGTATCGGTGGATCTGGTATGCGTGCTATAGCGAATATTTTGATTCAAAAGGGCTTTGACGTATCCGGTTCGGATGTGGCGGAGTCCGCAGTTATTACAAAGTTTAGAAATATGGGTGCTACCGTTCATATCGGTCATGATAAATCATATGTTAACGGTGCGGATGCGGTGGTTCGCTCTACTGCTATTCGTGAGGATAACCCGGAAATCGTGGCGGCCAAGGAACAGGACATTCCTGTTTTGCATCGTTCCGATATTGTAAAAGCCGTACTGGATGTTACCGACGGTATTGCTGTGGCCGGTGCTCACGGCAAAACATCGACTACGTCCATGATCGGTCAAGTCCTGGTAGAGTCTGGTGCTGATCCTACGGTTATTATCGGCGGTGAGGTAGATTACCTTAAAGGCAGCAGTTGTTTAGGTAAAGGGCGTTTTTCCGTCGTTGAGGCGGATGAAAGCGACGGTTCATTCCTGAAATTGCGCCCTCATACCGTTGTGATTACCAATATTGAGGATGATCACATGGATCATTACAAGACAATGGATAATCTGCTTAAAGCATTTTGTGAATTTGTAGAAACGTTACCTACTGACGGCACAGCTGTCGTGTGTGGGGATAATGAAAATATTCGCTATGTCATGATTCAGGTGAAACGCAATTTTATCACTTACGGTTTTGATGAATCCAACGATTATGTGGCTAAGAATATCCATTATGTAGATTCCTCCTTGGTGTACGATGTATATCATAAGGGTATTAATATCAGTCGTATCAGCTTGCGCGTGCCGGGAGAACATAATGTATTGAATTCATTGGCGGCCTTTATTGTAGCCCATGAATGTTGCGGGGTAGAGAATCGATTTATTACAAAAGGTCTGGCAAAATTTATCGGTGCAAAACGACGTTTTGAAACGAAAGGTCATGTTGCCGGCGTATGGGTTGTCGATGATTATGCTCATCATCCGACAGAAATTAAAGCGACCTTAAAAGCGGCAAAGGAGCTTGAAAAACATCGTGTTATCTGTGTGTTTCAACCTCATCGATATTCTCGTACAAGCTTGTTGAAAGATGAATTTGCCACAGCTTTTACAAGTGCTGATGAAATCTATATGACAGATATTTACAGCTCCGGTGAAGACCCGATTGATGGCATCGACGGACGCACCATTCCTGATGCCGTTGAGACTGCTACGCATAAGGTTGTACATTATGTACCGTCCGTTGACGATATGCCGGCCGTGTTGGCGAAGATTGTACGACCTAATGATTTGGTCATCACCATGGGTGCCGGCTCCATTAACCAATATGGACCGAAGTTATTAGCGCTATTGGAAGAAGGTTTATGA
- the murG gene encoding undecaprenyldiphospho-muramoylpentapeptide beta-N-acetylglucosaminyltransferase: MKRIIISGGGTGGHIYPAITIYKEIMKQCPDAQVLYVGTEKGLEATLVPKEGIEFTTLPVQGLQRRLSLGTLVTLGKTVLSLVRAHCIISRFKPDVVIGTGGYVCGPILMAAALRKIPTLIQEQNVIAGITNKILSRFVDVVAMGYKDAGLSFAQAKRIVYTGNPVRPDVLVDTREDGRKHFGLDDDTFTVLIAGGSRGARTINNAMIDVHKHFSGQEGIKLIHITGDGEYQSVLSQLGITDGNGLGESSLILPYLHDMPKALAAADLAVFRAGAIGLAELAVRGIPSVLVPYPYAAEDHQTYNARIFVQEGAAHMIVDKMLRSHDLIGEIEMFMANRDLLVQMGKRALQLGKPNAAHDIAKLALSIAK, encoded by the coding sequence ATGAAACGCATCATTATTTCAGGTGGTGGAACCGGCGGACATATATATCCGGCGATTACTATATATAAGGAGATTATGAAACAATGTCCTGATGCACAGGTTTTATACGTGGGGACTGAAAAAGGTTTGGAAGCGACGTTGGTACCTAAAGAAGGTATTGAGTTCACCACGTTGCCGGTGCAGGGCTTGCAGAGACGTTTATCCTTAGGTACGCTTGTGACCTTGGGAAAAACCGTATTATCTCTGGTGAGGGCACATTGTATTATTTCCAGATTTAAACCGGATGTGGTGATCGGTACCGGCGGTTATGTATGCGGTCCTATTTTGATGGCCGCAGCATTGCGTAAGATTCCTACTCTTATTCAGGAACAGAATGTCATTGCAGGGATTACCAATAAAATATTAAGTCGTTTTGTGGATGTCGTAGCGATGGGATATAAAGATGCGGGGCTATCATTTGCACAAGCTAAACGCATCGTCTATACGGGAAATCCCGTGAGACCGGATGTATTGGTGGATACCAGAGAAGACGGACGAAAGCATTTTGGTTTAGATGATGATACGTTTACCGTTCTTATCGCCGGCGGTTCCCGTGGTGCTCGTACCATTAATAATGCCATGATAGATGTGCATAAACATTTTAGCGGGCAAGAAGGTATCAAGCTGATTCATATTACGGGTGATGGTGAGTATCAATCCGTTTTATCTCAACTGGGGATTACGGACGGAAACGGTTTGGGTGAATCTTCACTGATTTTGCCGTATTTACATGATATGCCGAAGGCATTGGCCGCTGCTGATCTAGCGGTATTTCGGGCCGGTGCTATCGGATTGGCGGAACTCGCCGTACGAGGGATTCCTTCCGTACTAGTGCCGTATCCGTATGCGGCGGAAGATCATCAGACATATAATGCGCGCATTTTTGTCCAAGAAGGGGCTGCTCATATGATCGTGGATAAAATGTTGCGTTCTCATGATTTGATTGGGGAAATTGAAATGTTTATGGCCAATCGAGATTTGTTGGTACAAATGGGGAAACGAGCTTTGCAGTTGGGAAAACCGAATGCAGCTCATGATATTGCGAAGTTGGCATTGTCGATTGCTAAGTGA